TCGATGCCAGCCTGGTCGGCCCATTCCAAATGCTTCTTGATGACGGCAATATCGCGGCAGTTATACTCGCCCAGGGTCGGCGTCTGCTGGATGGTCAGTTTCTTCCTGAGGCTCCCCGACCACTGCTTGGTATCAGCACCGAACCAGGGGTTATAATAAGCCCCCAGCAACAGCGGTTTTTGGGATTGAGCGTTCTTGGACTTGGTATCCTCTCCGCAGGATGCGGCCAAGACCACCCACACCGCAACAAGCAGGCCGATAAAATAACGATGCAGCCTCATAATTATCGGTATTTTACATTCTGATTACTTTATGTCTACTAAATCTTTACTTTATGCATAAATAATATAATTTCATATTTTATATTACAAATTCCATATTAATCTGTAATCTGCAATTTGAAATAATTATGCGTATCGCACTGGGCATAAACATCGGCGGCACCAACATCTCGGTCGGGCTGGTGAACGAACTAGGCCGAATCCTTCTCCGGAAAACCATTCCGGCCCAGGCCAGCCAAGGCGGCCCGGCCCTGCTCCGGCGCGTGGTCAGGCTGGCCAAAGATACCATAAGGAATCGGGCTATTCTCGGCATCGGAGCCTGTATGCCCGGGCAGATAGACCCGAACAAAGGCATGCCCCTGGCCCCTACCCCGAACATACCCGGCTGGGCCAGACTGCCCATAAAGAAGGCACTATCAGGATTAGGACTGCCGGTCCATATCGAGAACGACGCCAACGTAGCCGCCCTGGGCGAACAATACTGCGGAGCTGGCCGGGGCGTTAAGAACCTGATACTCCTGACTCTTGGTACCGGAGTCGGCGGAGGCATCATCATCGACGGTAAAATATACCGAGGCAGTTTCTGTTACGCCGGTGAGGTCGGGCACGTGCCCGTCCCAATACCGCCCTGGCACAAGGTCAGGTGCGGTTGCGGCAATTACGGCTGTTTGGAAACCGTGGCATCGGCTACCGGAGTGGTCAGGCGGATGAGAGACAGGATGCACGAGACAGGAGAGAGCAAAGCCTCCTGTAAGGACAGGAGGAAATCAAATAAAATCACGGCCAAAAAGATATTCGATTTGGCTAGGCGCGGGCGCAAACTCGAACTCGAAGTGGTCAAGGAGACCGGCTGGTATCTGGGCGTGGCCATTGCCGGGCTCATTAACGTGCTCGACCCTGAGTTAGTAATCATCGGAGGCAAGATGTCCGAGGCCGGCGATATACTGATGAACCAAATCCGGCTGAACGTCCGGGGCCGGACCATGCCCTCGAAGTCCAAATGCCCCCGCATCGTCCGTGCCAAGCTGGGCGGCGACGCCGGCTTGATCGGCGCCGCGGCGCTGGTGTTTAGTCACGAATGAACGCAAATTAACTCAAAGAAGAGACACAAATTATTTATCCCGAGTATTCCCGAAGAACACGAATTGACAAAAGAAATAAATCAAGTATTTTATCTTGATATTAAAATATGTCTTATTTAATGCATATCGGTTTTGATAACACTTCTCGACTTTGCAGAAATGTATATTACTTTGAATACAAAGGAATTCGATATAAATTAATCCAAAATAATACAAGAAAATGGCAAGATGTTCTTTTAACAATAATATCTGGGGGCAATAATAAAAAACTTCAGGATAAAGCATATATAACCGCATCAGAATTCTTAAGTGCCCTAAGTTGGGAAAATGGGTCAAGAACAAAATTAGAAAACATAGGTGGATTTGGAGTTTATGGTAATTGCACACTAAAAAAAGCAAAGTGCAGGTGCTTTAGTTTCCCCGAAGTACCTTTTGGGGGAAATATACAAGGATATAACATATCCAAAATCCCAAAAATTGAAACTAATGAGCAAAGAAATGCCCTTATACTTTTTAGAGAAGCTTCTAGTTCTAATAATCAGTTTTTATCCTTCTTATTTTATTGGCAAGTATTGGAAATAGGGAAGAAAGACGCCGTTGGATGGATAAATAAAACTTATAGGAAAAATAGGAATGGGATAAGATTATCCACTGATGAGATATCAAAATTACCATTAAATAATAAAAAACTTGGTAATTATTTTCTTGATGACTGTCGTAATGTAATTGCCCATATTGTAAAACGTAAACCTGGGCTGACTACAATACAACTTGATAACCCAGATGATAACCTTAGAATTAAAATGAGCACCTATGTAATCGAGGAATTTGCTAGATTTTACATTAAAAGCGAATTAAATCTCACCAAAAATATGTATTTAGTGCGAAAAAATGGAAAGGGATTCCCAGTTTATATGGATGAAGATGACACGAAAAAATGTTCTTGTCCTCTAGCGTATAAAGATCGCCCTCAAAAAATCAGATATTAACTATTACAATTAAAGCTTTGTGTCCCTTTGTGCCTCTGTGGCTAAAATTATATGGATAAAAAGTCAGAAAATAAGCAGGTCCAGGAGATAAAGCTGTCGACCATCATCCCGAACCGGTTCCAGCCGCGCAAGACATTTGACCAGGCCGGACTGCAGGAGCTGATGGACTCCATCAAGACGGCCGGCGTGCTGGAGCCCATCATCGTCAGACGAGACCCTAAAAACCCTGATTGTTGCGAAATCATTATGGGCGAGCGGCGATTCCGGTCCTGCCAGGCGCTCAAGATGGACACCATCCCGGCCGTGGTCAAGGAGGCCGACGACCGCCAGATGCTGGAATGGGCCATCATCGAAAATACCCACCGCAAAGACCTCAACCCCATCGAGCGGGCCAAGGGCTACAAGCAGTTGGCCGATACATTTAACCTGACTCATCAAGAGGTAGCCGAGCGGGTCGGCGTCGGCCGGACCACGGTCACCGATTTAATCCGGCTATTATCCTTGCCAAAGGAGATACAGGATGATGTCGGACGTCAGACAATCCGGGTCGGACACGCCATGGCGCTTTTGGCCATTCCCGACCCCGAACGGCGCCTGAAAATATGGCAGAGAGTCAAGAACGAGGACCTCTCGGTCAGAAACCTGAGAATCATCGTTGATTCGTTGATCCACCCCAGAGGCGTCGGCATGGGCGGCACCTTCAGCCGGCAACCGCAATATAAGGAATTCCATTGCGGCAATGACTCAACCCTTCGCGAGTATGCGGAACGAATCAGGCAAAAACTGTGCAACAAATCTGATGTGCGCATCACTTCCGGCAAAATGGGCGATAAATTAATCTTCGGCTCTATTTTCATAAGCT
The genomic region above belongs to Candidatus Brocadiia bacterium and contains:
- a CDS encoding ROK family protein, which encodes MRIALGINIGGTNISVGLVNELGRILLRKTIPAQASQGGPALLRRVVRLAKDTIRNRAILGIGACMPGQIDPNKGMPLAPTPNIPGWARLPIKKALSGLGLPVHIENDANVAALGEQYCGAGRGVKNLILLTLGTGVGGGIIIDGKIYRGSFCYAGEVGHVPVPIPPWHKVRCGCGNYGCLETVASATGVVRRMRDRMHETGESKASCKDRRKSNKITAKKIFDLARRGRKLELEVVKETGWYLGVAIAGLINVLDPELVIIGGKMSEAGDILMNQIRLNVRGRTMPSKSKCPRIVRAKLGGDAGLIGAAALVFSHE
- the mauJ gene encoding methylamine utilization protein MauJ, whose protein sequence is MSYLMHIGFDNTSRLCRNVYYFEYKGIRYKLIQNNTRKWQDVLLTIISGGNNKKLQDKAYITASEFLSALSWENGSRTKLENIGGFGVYGNCTLKKAKCRCFSFPEVPFGGNIQGYNISKIPKIETNEQRNALILFREASSSNNQFLSFLFYWQVLEIGKKDAVGWINKTYRKNRNGIRLSTDEISKLPLNNKKLGNYFLDDCRNVIAHIVKRKPGLTTIQLDNPDDNLRIKMSTYVIEEFARFYIKSELNLTKNMYLVRKNGKGFPVYMDEDDTKKCSCPLAYKDRPQKIRY
- a CDS encoding ParB/RepB/Spo0J family partition protein, encoding MDKKSENKQVQEIKLSTIIPNRFQPRKTFDQAGLQELMDSIKTAGVLEPIIVRRDPKNPDCCEIIMGERRFRSCQALKMDTIPAVVKEADDRQMLEWAIIENTHRKDLNPIERAKGYKQLADTFNLTHQEVAERVGVGRTTVTDLIRLLSLPKEIQDDVGRQTIRVGHAMALLAIPDPERRLKIWQRVKNEDLSVRNLRIIVDSLIHPRGVGMGGTFSRQPQYKEFHCGNDSTLREYAERIRQKLCNKSDVRITSGKMGDKLIFGSIFISYSSEDELQRILKILG